In Sphingobacteriales bacterium, a single window of DNA contains:
- the porV gene encoding type IX secretion system outer membrane channel protein PorV: MMKKFIGFKAFLIIIACLFTYGKSIGQNIITLDGRRNVVTTAVPFLMITPDSRSGALGDAGVALTPDANSIHWNPAKLAFVDNPMGLSLSYVPWLKALVPDINLSYLSIYSRIDEMSAFGASLRYFSLGDITFTNDFGEYMGDFRPHELALDGAYARKLSETFSLGLALRFIYSNLASNIPLSNGTQTRPGIAFSGDISTYWQPEPIKVSGKDMDVRLGMNISNVGSKITYTDETDRDFIPINLKIGSYFNYHIDEYNKLGFVFDLNKLLVPTTPVYMVDSFGNPITNPNDGTLVIHRGKNPDVPVIAGMVQSFYDAPDGFKEELREINPAVGFEYWYNNQVAGRVGYFYEHETKGNRQYVTLGLGIKYTVFNLDVSYLIPTNNKYATQTSPLENTVRFSLQFNLNKKN, from the coding sequence ATAATGAAAAAATTTATCGGTTTTAAGGCATTTTTAATCATCATTGCCTGTCTTTTTACCTATGGAAAAAGTATCGGACAAAATATCATCACCCTTGATGGCAGAAGGAACGTAGTAACAACAGCAGTTCCTTTTCTGATGATTACGCCTGATTCGAGAAGTGGAGCACTGGGAGATGCAGGTGTTGCCCTGACTCCTGATGCCAATTCCATACACTGGAATCCTGCAAAACTTGCATTTGTCGATAATCCGATGGGTTTAAGCCTCTCTTATGTCCCATGGTTAAAGGCACTCGTACCCGATATTAATCTTTCATACCTTTCGATTTACTCCAGAATAGACGAAATGTCGGCTTTCGGGGCATCCTTAAGATATTTTTCACTTGGAGATATTACATTTACCAACGATTTCGGGGAATACATGGGTGATTTCCGCCCTCATGAGCTGGCTCTTGATGGTGCCTATGCACGAAAACTTTCAGAAACTTTTTCGCTGGGACTCGCCCTTCGTTTTATTTATTCAAACCTTGCCAGTAATATTCCCCTCAGCAATGGGACGCAAACACGCCCGGGCATTGCCTTCAGTGGTGATATTTCGACCTACTGGCAGCCAGAACCCATCAAAGTCAGTGGGAAAGACATGGATGTCCGTCTTGGCATGAACATCTCCAACGTTGGCTCAAAAATCACCTATACCGATGAAACCGACAGGGATTTTATCCCCATCAACCTGAAAATCGGCTCCTATTTTAATTATCATATCGATGAATACAATAAATTAGGCTTTGTTTTCGACCTGAACAAACTGCTGGTTCCCACCACCCCCGTTTATATGGTTGATTCTTTCGGAAATCCCATCACCAACCCTAATGATGGAACGCTGGTCATTCACAGGGGGAAAAATCCTGATGTTCCGGTTATTGCCGGTATGGTTCAATCTTTTTATGATGCTCCTGACGGATTCAAGGAAGAACTGAGGGAAATAAACCCCGCTGTTGGTTTTGAATATTGGTACAACAACCAGGTAGCCGGCAGGGTCGGTTATTTCTATGAACATGAAACAAAAGGCAACCGTCAATATGTAACCCTCGGACTTGGCATTAAATATACCGTATTTAACCTCGATGTGTCGTATCTGATCCCAACCAATAATAAATATGCCACACAAACCAGCCCGCTGGAAAACACCGTACGTTTCAGCCTGCAGTTTAACCTGAATAAGAAAAACTAA